In Drosophila teissieri strain GT53w chromosome 2R, Prin_Dtei_1.1, whole genome shotgun sequence, the following proteins share a genomic window:
- the LOC122613504 gene encoding NACHT domain- and WD repeat-containing protein 1 isoform X3 produces the protein MAAPIDESVLNALRGVTSAHTRLPKPLLIKIYVASQKQEFNQERRMLLELVGPELQSLYDDRQIELEFVDMHFGTGDLDVHQLERDPYLIHDYLHEIDTCHAHTKSVFFMVLVGDGIGRQLLPTKMDEDIFSAVLADQQTSADHETLLVKWYEKDASQSQRQLKQDYRLMAADAWLSESQRMQSFLEQAFQSLVQGSAASGRSPEFVQRVQQLRRSQIEREVAQAMALTSEKILAVFRERAAQCSKGDVEAAERLRKIKDELTMNLSTDNHTTLVVPGNAASEAIDPDNEDHESYLSKFKNKVTDKLRLLIEAHITNDPDVIKGRKKTVQEIFHEHATHLRILREHTDSDALVESRVPQQLRQNLMANFRNGSRHAPYFLCGADGSGKSAILCHLYGQVGSWFGSTRVHRVIRFAKATPRSAYNLELLRVICQQISIIFNIPEGYLPKDASFDPLYINTWFQNLLRRVEDMGNDVLFLFIDDLHLLNPLDCDIVTALSWLPTSLPWNVQIICSSTTPVEQLKFTPMQRDRFKSVEYQFDLNLGDYATKLKIPPHCIPGDVSFALYVEQQFDQLERHYGRQAVGDLASYITCSEYGLSETELLELLMPTDDPESLIETKNGHFSFATFKKIHREMDLLLLLHDKIMSGKVLIQWRHNYCSSVAKRRYMDVQRTRSLHCELANLFFPQDEDESTLENESNRSESKSVISLKDREREKDSLSAVSAVSAGRKSSSTHHNDDTSTFYNPIAADVSYSMRHVEESWHHLMRSDDTTRFKQIAVCNFDFLLAAVQTVSISYLRCLIEHVRCYILDRDIELIYYTIRKSSDVLTRDPMQLGSQLISWLRPISEHDDDDNSLLSMTVRSATAWCDGYAVPLLVPLTGWLPAPLPSQIRTMTVSGTGCIRAVWLAPSKQHLILATSSGDVQQWHIMSNSLDHIFKGHTAAVTCLLVAPQSDSELLLTGSEDATVLVWHVGLRERRAHIKNAHTAPITGVAAGANNTLIISSSEDASIAITDLASGKLRHRITHHRGAVSGIVVAGACDVLISGGVDRTICVWDLENFALLNTMQMTSAVRRIDISWNSVFLLALCEDNALYVRTLATGKELHTLKGHKSKIRSISIGKDSQRCVVGCDDTRALIYDMHAGKLVRSLPPNPGPVTAVHAMDNDDFLVTVGGNKITFYSFRNEELYVNPYSRHPRRKRSLKRHAQAQRSPSTTLPPITCFDLSRDSQQMAIASGRHVHLMRINTPEYQCTLEGHTAGVSCLKFAPNGEFLATGSEDRMVHIWNLALGEISHSFKGHTAPVVKVVVLMDSLRVISTDRDSMLLVWMAHSGNLLQTIQGPYKSLAVTNNMRFAVSTNGDNTLKIWSLTQEDEKYSVSHSDEITCFEISADSVHIISGSRDMSLKVWQATGGKLSQVLVGHSDAVTCVAVSVTNKTQVLSGSKDMNLIIWDLLTGEEVHTLAGHLGPVIGVKVSADGSTAVSGSDDKTLIVWETKRGLALTSLQMHVPFTHFDISLEVSRVLVQLVDSYNLPVICLHNTPAQYVKLPTYSGPSKDVEDLRPQGPKRQMKRLLKKEVSLDTYTWQKKYGHLTSSVMMAQVDERLKRRFSVSASMEEISKIAETKTGASQANLGPEQAALAQSQHFDQLEALWNKRSPPRRRHNAGLSRQTSLVEDRLESSDDDEYQDERADHFASGGGGYHKG, from the exons ATGGCCGCGCCCATCGACGAGAGTGTGCTGAATGCACTGAGGGGCGTGACCAGCGCCCACACCCGCCTGCCCAAGCCGCTGCTCATCAAGATCTACGTGGCCAGCCAGAAGCAGGAGTTCAACCAGGAGCGCCGCATGCTCCTCGAGCTGGTCGGTCCCGAGCTGCAGTCCCTCTACGATGACCGACAAATCGAG CTGGAATTCGTGGACATGCACTTCGGCACTGGCGACCTGGACGTGCACCAGCTGGAGCGGGATCCCTACTTGATCCACGACTATCTGCACGAGATCGacacctgccacgcccacacgaAGAGCGTCTTCTTCATGGTGCTCGTGGGCGATGGCATCGGTCGTCAGCTGCTGCCCACCAAAATGGACGAGGACATCTTCTCCGCTGTCCTGGCCGATCAGCAGACCTCGGCCGACCATGAGACACTACTGGTGAAGTGGTACGAAAAGGATGCGTCGCAGTCGCAACGGCAACTCAAGCAGGATTATCG GCTGATGGCCGCGGATGCCTGGCTGTCTGAATCACAGCGAATGCAGAGCTTTTTGGAACAAGCCTTTCAATCACTGGTTCAAGGATCTGCTGCATCAGGACGATCGCCTGAGTTTGTGCAACGCGTTCAGCAGCTTCGACGCTCGCAGATCGAAAGGGAAGTCGCCCAGGCTATGG CTCTCACCAGTGAGAAAATCCTGGCAGTTTTCCGAGAACGCGCCGCCCAGTGCAGCAAGGGGGATGTGGAGGCGGCAGAGCGATTGCGGAAAATCAAGGACGAACTCACCATGAACCTTTCCACAGATAATCACACTACGCTTGT GGTGCCCGGCAATGCGGCCAGCGAGGCCATCGACCCGGACAACGAGGACCACGAGTCCTACTTGAGCAAGTTCAAGAACAAAGTCACCGACAAGTTGCGCCTGCTAATCGAGGCGCACATAACCAATGATCCCGACGTAATCAAGGGGAGGAAAAAGACTGTGCAG GAAATCTTTCACGAGCACGCCACGCACCTACGGATCCTGCGGGAGCACACGGACAGCGATGCCCTGGTGGAGTCGCGGGTGCCCCAACAGCTCCGCCAGAATCTGATGGCCAACTTCCGGAACGGCAGTCGGCATGCGCCGTACTTTCTCTGCGGCGCCGATGGCAGTGGCAAGAGCGCCATCCTGTGCCACCTGTACGGCCAGGTGGGCAGCTGGTTTGGTTCCACTCGCGTGCACCGGGTGATTCGCTTTGCCAAGGCCACGCCCCGTTCCGCCTACAATCTGGAGCTGCTCCGCGTGATTTGCCAGCAGATCTCGATCATCTTCAACATACCGGAGGGCTATCTGCCCAAGGACGCCTCCTTTGATCCGCTGTATATCAACACTTGGTTCCAGAACCTTTTGCGTCGGGTCGAGGATATGGGCAATGATGTCCTGTTCCTGTTCATTGACGACTTGCACTTGCTGAATCCACTGGATTGCGATATTGTGACGGCTCTGTCGTGGCTACCCACATCGCTGCCCTGGAATGTGCAGATCATATGCAGCTCCACCACGCCCGTGGAGCAGCTGAAGTTTACCCCAATGCAGCGGGATCGCTTCAAGTCCGTCGAGTACCAGTTCGATTTGAATCTGGGTGACTATGCCACCAAGCTAAAGATACCGCCACACTGCATTCCAGGCGACGTCAGCTTTGCCCTCTATGTGGAGCAGCAGTTTGACCAGCTGGAGCGCCACTACGGACGACAGGCGGTGGGCGATCTGGCCAGCTACATCACCTGCTCGGAGTACGGATTGAGTGAGAcggagctgctggagctgctcatGCCCACCGACGATCCGGAGTCGCTGATTGAGACCAAGAACGGACACTTTAGCTTCGCCACCTTCAAGAAGATCCATCGCGAGATGG accttttgctgctgctgcacgaCAAGATAATGTCCGGCAAGGTGCTGATTCAGTGGCGGCACAACTACTGCTCCTCGGTGGCCAAGCGGCGGTACATGGACGTGCAAAGGACGCGTAGCCTGCACTGCGAGCTGGCCAATCTGTTCTTTCcgcaggacgaggacgagagCACGCTGGAGAACGAGTCGAATCGCAGCGAGAGCAAGTCGGTGATCAGCCTGAAGGACAGGGAGCGCGAAAAGGACTCGCTGTCGGCGGTGTCAGCCGTTTCCGCCGGCCGGAAGTCATCGTCCACCCATCACAACGACGACACATCCACCTTCTACAATCCCATCGCCGCCGATGTGAGCTACAGCATGCGGCACGTGGAGGAGAGCTGGCACCACCTGATGCGATCCGATGACACCACCCGCTTCAAGCAGATCGCTGTCTGCAACTTCGACTTCCTGCTGGCGGCG GTGCAAACCGTATCGATCAGCTACCTACGCTGCCTCATCGAGCACGTGCGCTGCTACATCCTGGACAGGGACATCGAGCTGATCTACTACACGATCCGCAAGTCCAGCGACGTCCTCACCCGCGACCCCATGCAGCTGGGCTCCCAGCTGATATCCTGGCTGCGTCCCATCAGCGagcacgacgacgacgacaactcGCTGCTGAGCATGACGGTCCGCTCGGCGACCGCCTGGTGCGACGGCTATGCGGTACCGCTGCTCGTACCGCTCACCGGCTGGCTGCCCGCTCCGCTGCCCTCGCAGATCCGCACGATGACGGTGTCCGGCACGGGTTGCATACGCGCCGTGTGGCTGGCGCCGTCCAAGCAGCATCTCATCCTGGCCACCAGCTCCGGCGACGTGCAGCAGTGGCACATCATGAGCAACTCGCTGGATCACATCTTCAAGG GACACACGGCGGCGGTCACGTGCCTCCTGGTGGCGCCCCAGTCGGATTcggagctgctgctgaccGGCTCCGAGGATGCCACTGTACTCGTGTGGCACGTAGGACTCCGCGAGCGACGGGCGCACATTAA GAACGCCCACACGGCTCCGATTACGGGCGTGGCAGCCGGCGCCAATAACACGCTCATCATAAGCAGCAGCGAGGATGCAAGCATCGCCATCACGGACCTGGCCAGCGGCAAACTG AGACACCGCATCACCCATCATCGCGGTGCAGTGAGTGGCATCGTGGTGGCCGGAGCCTGCGATGTCCTCATCTCGGGCGGCGTCGACAGGACAATTTGCGTGTGGGACCTGGAGAATTTCGCCCTGCTGAACACCATGCAGATGACCAGTGCTGTACGGCGTATTGATATTTCGTGGAATTCG GTCTTTCTGCTGGCTTTGTGTGAGGATAATGCGCTTTATGTGCGCACCCTGGCCACCGGCAAGGAGTTGCATACTCTCAAAGGACACAAGTCGAAG ATTCGAAGCATTTCCATTGGCAAGGACAGCCAGCGCTGTGTGGTGGGCTGTGATGACACACGGGCGCTGATCTATGACATGCACGCGGGCAAACTGGTAAGATCCCTGCCTCCGAATCCGGGACCAGTCACCGCCGTGCATGCGATGGATAATGACGATTTCCTGGTCACCGTGGGCGGCAACAAGATCACCTTCTATTCGTTCCGCAACGAGGAGCTCTACGTGAATCCCTACTCGAGGCATCCGCGTCGCAAACGCAGCCTGAAGCGTCATGCGCAGGCGCAGCGATCGCCATCGACCACATTGCCGCCCATTACCTGCTTCGATTTGTCCCGCGACTCCCAGCAAATGGCCATTGCCTCCGGACGCCATGTCCATCTCATGCGGATCAATACGCCGGAATACCAATGCACATTGGAGGGCCACACAGCTGGAGTCTCCTGTCTGAAGTTTGCGCCCAATGGCGAGTTTCTGGCCACCGGTTCCGAGGATCGTATGGTGCACATTTGGAATCTGGCTCTGGGCGAGATCAGTCACTCCTTCAAAGGCCACACTGCGCCGGTGGTCAaggtggtggtgctgatggaCTCCCTGCGAGTAATATCCACGGATCGCGACTCGATGCTGCTCGTTTGGATGGCCCATTCCGGCAATTTGTTGCAGACCATCCAGGGACCCTACAAAAGTTTGGCCGTCACCAACAACATGCGCTTTGCCGTCTCCACGAACGGGGATAACACTCTGAAGATCTGGTCACTCACTCAGGAGGACGAGAAGTACTCCGTTTCGCATTCGGACGAGATCACCTGCTTCGAGATCAGCGCAGATAGTGTGCACATCATCAGCGGATCGCGGGACATGTCCTTGAAGGTGTGGCAGGCAACGGGCGGCAAACTCAGCCAGGTGCTGGTGGGGCACAGTGATGCGGTCACCTGCGTGGCCGTTTCGGTGACCAACAAGACTCAGGTGCTgtccggctcgaaggacatGAATCTCATCATCTGGGACCTGCTCACCGGCGAGGAGGTGCACACGCTGGCAGGACATTTGGGTCCAGTGATTGGAGTCAAAGTTTCGGCAGATG GTTCGACTGCCGTTTCTGGAAGCGATGACAAAACCCTGATTGTGTGGGAAACGAAGCGCGGACTGGCTCTGACCTCGCTGCAAATGCACGTGCCCTTCACCCACTTCGACATCAGTCTGGAGGTGTCTCGCGTGCTGGTCCAGCTGGTGGACAGCTACAATCTTCCCGTGATTTGCTTGCACAACACGCCGGCGCAGTATGTGAAACTGCCTACGTATTCGGGTCCCAGCAAGGATGTTGAAG ACCTGAGACCGCAGGGTCCCAAGCGTCAGATGAAGCGGCTGCTGAAGAAGGAGGTTTCGCTGGACACGTACACTTGGCAGAAGAAGTACGGCCACCTGACCTCCTCGGTGATGATGGCCCAGGTGGATGAGCGCCTGAAGCGGCGCTTCAGCGTTTCGGCCAGCATGGAGGAGATCTCGAAGATAGCCGAGACCAAGACAGGTGCTTCCCAGGCGAATCTGGGACCGGAGCAGGCGGCTCTGGCGCAATCGCAGCACTTTGATCAACTGGAGGCGCTGTGGAATAAGCGCTCGCCGCCCAGAAGGCGTCACAATGCG GGTCTCTCGCGGCAAACCTCGCTGGTGGAGGACCGGCTCGAATCGTCGGACGACGACGAGTACCAGGACGAGCGCGCAG
- the LOC122613504 gene encoding NACHT domain- and WD repeat-containing protein 1 isoform X1 — MAAPIDESVLNALRGVTSAHTRLPKPLLIKIYVASQKQEFNQERRMLLELVGPELQSLYDDRQIELEFVDMHFGTGDLDVHQLERDPYLIHDYLHEIDTCHAHTKSVFFMVLVGDGIGRQLLPTKMDEDIFSAVLADQQTSADHETLLVKWYEKDASQSQRQLKQDYRLMAADAWLSESQRMQSFLEQAFQSLVQGSAASGRSPEFVQRVQQLRRSQIEREVAQAMALTSEKILAVFRERAAQCSKGDVEAAERLRKIKDELTMNLSTDNHTTLVVPGNAASEAIDPDNEDHESYLSKFKNKVTDKLRLLIEAHITNDPDVIKGRKKTVQEIFHEHATHLRILREHTDSDALVESRVPQQLRQNLMANFRNGSRHAPYFLCGADGSGKSAILCHLYGQVGSWFGSTRVHRVIRFAKATPRSAYNLELLRVICQQISIIFNIPEGYLPKDASFDPLYINTWFQNLLRRVEDMGNDVLFLFIDDLHLLNPLDCDIVTALSWLPTSLPWNVQIICSSTTPVEQLKFTPMQRDRFKSVEYQFDLNLGDYATKLKIPPHCIPGDVSFALYVEQQFDQLERHYGRQAVGDLASYITCSEYGLSETELLELLMPTDDPESLIETKNGHFSFATFKKIHREMDLLLLLHDKIMSGKVLIQWRHNYCSSVAKRRYMDVQRTRSLHCELANLFFPQDEDESTLENESNRSESKSVISLKDREREKDSLSAVSAVSAGRKSSSTHHNDDTSTFYNPIAADVSYSMRHVEESWHHLMRSDDTTRFKQIAVCNFDFLLAAVQTVSISYLRCLIEHVRCYILDRDIELIYYTIRKSSDVLTRDPMQLGSQLISWLRPISEHDDDDNSLLSMTVRSATAWCDGYAVPLLVPLTGWLPAPLPSQIRTMTVSGTGCIRAVWLAPSKQHLILATSSGDVQQWHIMSNSLDHIFKGHTAAVTCLLVAPQSDSELLLTGSEDATVLVWHVGLRERRAHIKNAHTAPITGVAAGANNTLIISSSEDASIAITDLASGKLRHRITHHRGAVSGIVVAGACDVLISGGVDRTICVWDLENFALLNTMQMTSAVRRIDISWNSVFLLALCEDNALYVRTLATGKELHTLKGHKSKIRSISIGKDSQRCVVGCDDTRALIYDMHAGKLVRSLPPNPGPVTAVHAMDNDDFLVTVGGNKITFYSFRNEELYVNPYSRHPRRKRSLKRHAQAQRSPSTTLPPITCFDLSRDSQQMAIASGRHVHLMRINTPEYQCTLEGHTAGVSCLKFAPNGEFLATGSEDRMVHIWNLALGEISHSFKGHTAPVVKVVVLMDSLRVISTDRDSMLLVWMAHSGNLLQTIQGPYKSLAVTNNMRFAVSTNGDNTLKIWSLTQEDEKYSVSHSDEITCFEISADSVHIISGSRDMSLKVWQATGGKLSQVLVGHSDAVTCVAVSVTNKTQVLSGSKDMNLIIWDLLTGEEVHTLAGHLGPVIGVKVSADGSTAVSGSDDKTLIVWETKRGLALTSLQMHVPFTHFDISLEVSRVLVQLVDSYNLPVICLHNTPAQYVKLPTYSGPSKDVEDLRPQGPKRQMKRLLKKEVSLDTYTWQKKYGHLTSSVMMAQVDERLKRRFSVSASMEEISKIAETKTGASQANLGPEQAALAQSQHFDQLEALWNKRSPPRRRHNAGLSRQTSLVEDRLESSDDDEYQDERAGMLSASYDNIHHLARLPGLRSLHDAWKTNSLRVPRRSARTKFYVSTPPPQNSQNSSSLRLDSHVPGQLTDGVVAPDLVRDLLAAAPPAVESPQRISLRQLLHWPSLKSRIWRRQRNCHSLQPNIRLNPPERLRPTPIIVVENYDVRRVQQLRTDLILHPQSSRASVGHIEVAGSEQLLAKKANYWQRRWQLLRHKAASTTTTTSIATSRSESSHPHRDTMNSHSNNSTPDPTANCNDCVAQ; from the exons ATGGCCGCGCCCATCGACGAGAGTGTGCTGAATGCACTGAGGGGCGTGACCAGCGCCCACACCCGCCTGCCCAAGCCGCTGCTCATCAAGATCTACGTGGCCAGCCAGAAGCAGGAGTTCAACCAGGAGCGCCGCATGCTCCTCGAGCTGGTCGGTCCCGAGCTGCAGTCCCTCTACGATGACCGACAAATCGAG CTGGAATTCGTGGACATGCACTTCGGCACTGGCGACCTGGACGTGCACCAGCTGGAGCGGGATCCCTACTTGATCCACGACTATCTGCACGAGATCGacacctgccacgcccacacgaAGAGCGTCTTCTTCATGGTGCTCGTGGGCGATGGCATCGGTCGTCAGCTGCTGCCCACCAAAATGGACGAGGACATCTTCTCCGCTGTCCTGGCCGATCAGCAGACCTCGGCCGACCATGAGACACTACTGGTGAAGTGGTACGAAAAGGATGCGTCGCAGTCGCAACGGCAACTCAAGCAGGATTATCG GCTGATGGCCGCGGATGCCTGGCTGTCTGAATCACAGCGAATGCAGAGCTTTTTGGAACAAGCCTTTCAATCACTGGTTCAAGGATCTGCTGCATCAGGACGATCGCCTGAGTTTGTGCAACGCGTTCAGCAGCTTCGACGCTCGCAGATCGAAAGGGAAGTCGCCCAGGCTATGG CTCTCACCAGTGAGAAAATCCTGGCAGTTTTCCGAGAACGCGCCGCCCAGTGCAGCAAGGGGGATGTGGAGGCGGCAGAGCGATTGCGGAAAATCAAGGACGAACTCACCATGAACCTTTCCACAGATAATCACACTACGCTTGT GGTGCCCGGCAATGCGGCCAGCGAGGCCATCGACCCGGACAACGAGGACCACGAGTCCTACTTGAGCAAGTTCAAGAACAAAGTCACCGACAAGTTGCGCCTGCTAATCGAGGCGCACATAACCAATGATCCCGACGTAATCAAGGGGAGGAAAAAGACTGTGCAG GAAATCTTTCACGAGCACGCCACGCACCTACGGATCCTGCGGGAGCACACGGACAGCGATGCCCTGGTGGAGTCGCGGGTGCCCCAACAGCTCCGCCAGAATCTGATGGCCAACTTCCGGAACGGCAGTCGGCATGCGCCGTACTTTCTCTGCGGCGCCGATGGCAGTGGCAAGAGCGCCATCCTGTGCCACCTGTACGGCCAGGTGGGCAGCTGGTTTGGTTCCACTCGCGTGCACCGGGTGATTCGCTTTGCCAAGGCCACGCCCCGTTCCGCCTACAATCTGGAGCTGCTCCGCGTGATTTGCCAGCAGATCTCGATCATCTTCAACATACCGGAGGGCTATCTGCCCAAGGACGCCTCCTTTGATCCGCTGTATATCAACACTTGGTTCCAGAACCTTTTGCGTCGGGTCGAGGATATGGGCAATGATGTCCTGTTCCTGTTCATTGACGACTTGCACTTGCTGAATCCACTGGATTGCGATATTGTGACGGCTCTGTCGTGGCTACCCACATCGCTGCCCTGGAATGTGCAGATCATATGCAGCTCCACCACGCCCGTGGAGCAGCTGAAGTTTACCCCAATGCAGCGGGATCGCTTCAAGTCCGTCGAGTACCAGTTCGATTTGAATCTGGGTGACTATGCCACCAAGCTAAAGATACCGCCACACTGCATTCCAGGCGACGTCAGCTTTGCCCTCTATGTGGAGCAGCAGTTTGACCAGCTGGAGCGCCACTACGGACGACAGGCGGTGGGCGATCTGGCCAGCTACATCACCTGCTCGGAGTACGGATTGAGTGAGAcggagctgctggagctgctcatGCCCACCGACGATCCGGAGTCGCTGATTGAGACCAAGAACGGACACTTTAGCTTCGCCACCTTCAAGAAGATCCATCGCGAGATGG accttttgctgctgctgcacgaCAAGATAATGTCCGGCAAGGTGCTGATTCAGTGGCGGCACAACTACTGCTCCTCGGTGGCCAAGCGGCGGTACATGGACGTGCAAAGGACGCGTAGCCTGCACTGCGAGCTGGCCAATCTGTTCTTTCcgcaggacgaggacgagagCACGCTGGAGAACGAGTCGAATCGCAGCGAGAGCAAGTCGGTGATCAGCCTGAAGGACAGGGAGCGCGAAAAGGACTCGCTGTCGGCGGTGTCAGCCGTTTCCGCCGGCCGGAAGTCATCGTCCACCCATCACAACGACGACACATCCACCTTCTACAATCCCATCGCCGCCGATGTGAGCTACAGCATGCGGCACGTGGAGGAGAGCTGGCACCACCTGATGCGATCCGATGACACCACCCGCTTCAAGCAGATCGCTGTCTGCAACTTCGACTTCCTGCTGGCGGCG GTGCAAACCGTATCGATCAGCTACCTACGCTGCCTCATCGAGCACGTGCGCTGCTACATCCTGGACAGGGACATCGAGCTGATCTACTACACGATCCGCAAGTCCAGCGACGTCCTCACCCGCGACCCCATGCAGCTGGGCTCCCAGCTGATATCCTGGCTGCGTCCCATCAGCGagcacgacgacgacgacaactcGCTGCTGAGCATGACGGTCCGCTCGGCGACCGCCTGGTGCGACGGCTATGCGGTACCGCTGCTCGTACCGCTCACCGGCTGGCTGCCCGCTCCGCTGCCCTCGCAGATCCGCACGATGACGGTGTCCGGCACGGGTTGCATACGCGCCGTGTGGCTGGCGCCGTCCAAGCAGCATCTCATCCTGGCCACCAGCTCCGGCGACGTGCAGCAGTGGCACATCATGAGCAACTCGCTGGATCACATCTTCAAGG GACACACGGCGGCGGTCACGTGCCTCCTGGTGGCGCCCCAGTCGGATTcggagctgctgctgaccGGCTCCGAGGATGCCACTGTACTCGTGTGGCACGTAGGACTCCGCGAGCGACGGGCGCACATTAA GAACGCCCACACGGCTCCGATTACGGGCGTGGCAGCCGGCGCCAATAACACGCTCATCATAAGCAGCAGCGAGGATGCAAGCATCGCCATCACGGACCTGGCCAGCGGCAAACTG AGACACCGCATCACCCATCATCGCGGTGCAGTGAGTGGCATCGTGGTGGCCGGAGCCTGCGATGTCCTCATCTCGGGCGGCGTCGACAGGACAATTTGCGTGTGGGACCTGGAGAATTTCGCCCTGCTGAACACCATGCAGATGACCAGTGCTGTACGGCGTATTGATATTTCGTGGAATTCG GTCTTTCTGCTGGCTTTGTGTGAGGATAATGCGCTTTATGTGCGCACCCTGGCCACCGGCAAGGAGTTGCATACTCTCAAAGGACACAAGTCGAAG ATTCGAAGCATTTCCATTGGCAAGGACAGCCAGCGCTGTGTGGTGGGCTGTGATGACACACGGGCGCTGATCTATGACATGCACGCGGGCAAACTGGTAAGATCCCTGCCTCCGAATCCGGGACCAGTCACCGCCGTGCATGCGATGGATAATGACGATTTCCTGGTCACCGTGGGCGGCAACAAGATCACCTTCTATTCGTTCCGCAACGAGGAGCTCTACGTGAATCCCTACTCGAGGCATCCGCGTCGCAAACGCAGCCTGAAGCGTCATGCGCAGGCGCAGCGATCGCCATCGACCACATTGCCGCCCATTACCTGCTTCGATTTGTCCCGCGACTCCCAGCAAATGGCCATTGCCTCCGGACGCCATGTCCATCTCATGCGGATCAATACGCCGGAATACCAATGCACATTGGAGGGCCACACAGCTGGAGTCTCCTGTCTGAAGTTTGCGCCCAATGGCGAGTTTCTGGCCACCGGTTCCGAGGATCGTATGGTGCACATTTGGAATCTGGCTCTGGGCGAGATCAGTCACTCCTTCAAAGGCCACACTGCGCCGGTGGTCAaggtggtggtgctgatggaCTCCCTGCGAGTAATATCCACGGATCGCGACTCGATGCTGCTCGTTTGGATGGCCCATTCCGGCAATTTGTTGCAGACCATCCAGGGACCCTACAAAAGTTTGGCCGTCACCAACAACATGCGCTTTGCCGTCTCCACGAACGGGGATAACACTCTGAAGATCTGGTCACTCACTCAGGAGGACGAGAAGTACTCCGTTTCGCATTCGGACGAGATCACCTGCTTCGAGATCAGCGCAGATAGTGTGCACATCATCAGCGGATCGCGGGACATGTCCTTGAAGGTGTGGCAGGCAACGGGCGGCAAACTCAGCCAGGTGCTGGTGGGGCACAGTGATGCGGTCACCTGCGTGGCCGTTTCGGTGACCAACAAGACTCAGGTGCTgtccggctcgaaggacatGAATCTCATCATCTGGGACCTGCTCACCGGCGAGGAGGTGCACACGCTGGCAGGACATTTGGGTCCAGTGATTGGAGTCAAAGTTTCGGCAGATG GTTCGACTGCCGTTTCTGGAAGCGATGACAAAACCCTGATTGTGTGGGAAACGAAGCGCGGACTGGCTCTGACCTCGCTGCAAATGCACGTGCCCTTCACCCACTTCGACATCAGTCTGGAGGTGTCTCGCGTGCTGGTCCAGCTGGTGGACAGCTACAATCTTCCCGTGATTTGCTTGCACAACACGCCGGCGCAGTATGTGAAACTGCCTACGTATTCGGGTCCCAGCAAGGATGTTGAAG ACCTGAGACCGCAGGGTCCCAAGCGTCAGATGAAGCGGCTGCTGAAGAAGGAGGTTTCGCTGGACACGTACACTTGGCAGAAGAAGTACGGCCACCTGACCTCCTCGGTGATGATGGCCCAGGTGGATGAGCGCCTGAAGCGGCGCTTCAGCGTTTCGGCCAGCATGGAGGAGATCTCGAAGATAGCCGAGACCAAGACAGGTGCTTCCCAGGCGAATCTGGGACCGGAGCAGGCGGCTCTGGCGCAATCGCAGCACTTTGATCAACTGGAGGCGCTGTGGAATAAGCGCTCGCCGCCCAGAAGGCGTCACAATGCG GGTCTCTCGCGGCAAACCTCGCTGGTGGAGGACCGGCTCGAATCGTCGGACGACGACGAGTACCAGGACGAGCGCGCAGGTATGTTGTCCGCCTCCTACGATAACATCCACCACCTTGCACGTTTGCCCGGCCTCCGATCCCTGCACGATGCATGGAAGACCAACAGTCTGCGGGTGCCCCGTCGCAGCGCCCGCACCAAGTTCTATGTGagcacaccaccaccacagaACTCgcagaacagcagcagcctgCGGCTGGACTCGCACGTACCCGGACAGTTGACTGATGGTGTGGTGGCTCCCGATCTGGTCAGGGATCTTCTGGCCGCCGCTCCCCCCGCCGTCGAGTCACCTCAAAGGATCTCGCTGCGGCAGTTGCTCCACTGGCCAAGTCTGAAATCTCGAATCTGGCGACGCCAGCGCAACTGCCACTCCCTGCAGCCGAACATCCGGCTCAATCCGCCGGAAAGACTGCGGCCCACACCCATCATTGTGGTGGAGAACTACGATGTGCGCCGTGTGCAGCAACTCCGCACGGATCTCATCCTGCATCCGCAGTCGAGCCGCGCCTCAGTGGGTCACATCGAGGTGGCCGGCAGCGAGCAGCTTCTGGCCAAAAAGGCCAACTATTGGCAGCGCCGCTGGCAACTTCTGCGCCACAAGgccgccagcaccaccaccaccacctccatcGCCACCAGCCGTTCAGAGTCTAGTCACCCACACCGGGATACCATGAACTCCCATTCGAATAACAGCACCCCCGATCCCACGGCAAATTGCAACGACTGTGTGGCCCAATGA